TTCTGTTAGACAATGAACGACGTTGTCTCTGCATCTGTGGAGGTGGAATCTCACGTCCTGGCTTGTTCACGATTCGTCAAATGTGCGTTTGCGGGGTATGTCACTGATCAATGCAATGGAAGGGTCACGAGGGATTGGAATTATGCACGGACAGAGGGAAAGGGATTATTATAACACGGCTGACGTTAACATGATCCAATGAAGTTGCAAATTTTGCTCGTTTTCTATTGCCGATTTATGGGTGAGCAACTTTGGAATCACGAAACCATcatttagaatttaaaaaattctttttgtaagatggtaacttttaatttttttttttggtcagaaaaagTAAACGACTTTCATTACTAAGAAAAAGTAGATGGATACACTTCGTTTGCTTCCGAACTGGGCCAAGGGTGGttgaaaaatccaattcttAATATGGGctaaatttacaaaattctttcTATAAAATGGTAACTTTTAATTGGCGACAGCATCTTTTTGAAACGTAGTAGTAACTCTTATTATTTGGTTCATGACTTTCTTAATGATATGATAAACGAGACCTTGTTGATAGAATCGTCATGAAATTAGGTTTACGTTAATGGAGCTAGAATTATAGTTAGCGATTAATACAAATGTCTAGTGGATATAGTGCCAAGAGAAGATGAAAGCGAATACTATATTTTTCGTCCCTAAACTTTAGTGGAGCTCTAATTTTGATCCCAAACTATTATATACGTTTTCATTTCAACCCTCATGTACTGCTTGCTATCATTTTCGTCCGTCTCTTCGCTGGTTTTTCTTCGGGTCAGATTCATGCGAAGTTGGTAAACGGCAGTGCTAACTGCAAAATCCCAAATGCACAAGCTTTCctcaaaaaggaaagtaaagatCATTCAGCATTAACAATGAGCAGACCCCACGGAGCCGATCGCAATTTAATCTTGGTCACCGTTATTGTCCTCCAGCATCTCTTCTCCCTACTTTATTCATCGACGAATCTAccttctctctccatttctctctctacctaTGAATCTCCAAGGCCGGTAGAGCCGGGTCGATCGAGCCTGCTAAACCACCGCGACCGATTACAGCGCTAGCTCTTAGTAGCGATAGTGACAAGATTTGGGCCGTGAGTGGCTCTATAGTTATAGAACTAAGCACAAAAATTATGTCGCGTCAACATGCACGAATAAAGCATTAGAAGACAAAATCTTCCGTCTCTAACCAGCATTAGAAGacaaaattttttgtgattgtcTCTTCATTTCTAGCTTGCTAACCTTTTTGGGCCTTGTATTGCAACATCCACAAACCCAACAATTCCTAAAAGTCAACAAAACCAGGACAGGGGACTCGGGCTACAAGCTGAAATACATTATTCAATTAGAGTGACATTGTCCCTTCGATCTGGAAAGGACAGAACTTGATTGTCGACATGATGACAAGAAGCAGCTGAAGCACAAaagtaactctctctctctctctcagccgaACTATTGCGGGAATTGTCAATTCAACAACCCACCTAAACACCATAGCCTCACGTCTACAAAATTTTAATCATCCGCTCGCGCGTTattgttttgggaaaatgtacCTGAATGAAGGAAAAATAGTCATAATTCACTCATGCTTTCTAACACCGAGTCCACATCTGGAGTCAGAATGGCACGCTTATTGAGCTCCCCAACAACACAAAAGTGCTTCTCTGTTCTGTTCACGGCTACGACATCCTGAGCAAACACGCAATCCAAACCCGAGGACACCTGCACCGAACCCCAAAGATAAGATACAGATACATCCTTTTGCCCCCTCCGGACCACATTGGTCTTAATTGACAATTCAATAGCAGAAAAAACAGCGATATAATCATTACTGCTACTTCTCGAAATCAGTGGCATGAACATTGAACCTCTGCGTGCactgaaaaacaaaatgatacATGCAATGGGTTCCGAAAAGTACTCACATCATAGAGAGTATCACCAAGCTTGAGCTTGACTGCACCACTTCTATACACCAGCATTTTACCCATCAACCCTGCTGGCAACTCATCTAAACTGCAGCTTTTCTCCGTGGAACCCAAAACATTGGAGGATGTTGACCTTTCAGTTGTTTCGTTCCCTGCTGCAGTCGTCAAACGCTTTGCCATTGGGACTGTTGGAGGTAACTGAATAAAGAACATACTAGGTTCCGAACTTCCATCATGCTGACTGTCCTACATGTGTTATGGCATTTTCCTTAGTTTCAATTAGTTCACATCCCATTTGATTTTTTACTTACAAAAATACTAACCATTAGGTCAAGTTCCATGGCTGTGTTTAGTATATTTTCATTGTAAGTCACACTACTGGGGGCCTCCCCAAACTCCTCTTCATCAAGAAGTTCTGCAAGTAAAAACACAGCGTTGCAGATATCTTGAAGTTATGACAAAATCAATACATTGTGCTAATAATTATCTATGAACTAAACACGGTGACCATATTGAAAGCCACAACTATGTCAgtgtaaataaaaaaagtatagCTAGGAGCTGTAAATTTTCAACTGAAATAAACTGGATAGTGTACCTGGATTTCCTGAATATGGTCTCCTTAGAGGAAGAGTTACAGGATAGTAACTGTAATAGTCCTGCCAAAGAGTTAGGTAAGAAAAGaaacttttaattattgaaCAACTAATCAAGTAGAAAGTGATATGTCATTGCATAATTTACCAACCCATGGTTCTCTGTATTCTTTCATCCCTCTCAGGCCTGGACCACTGGAAGTACCTACAAAGACCACACATCTAATAAGTTCGAAAGGATAATTGCAACTTAAGTAAGCAGAGCAGGACGCTAAGTTTTGAGTCAGAAGTTGAACCTTGATATGAGTTAACATTGTTTTGATCCTTTTGAACATGATATGATTTTAACGAAGCTGAAGTCCCTCCATAACCAAATGCAATTTGCGACGGAGCCACTGTAAAATCCACAAGTCAAAACCCAATGTAACCAAATCCGCAAACCTCCATAACCAAATACTTTCGTTTTCTAATGAAGACAAAACCATACACTAGTACTTCTGATGGGTAACTGTCAAATTTCTTCCTTCATTGGAGGACATATggcaaaaatctaaaattgcaTTAGAAGGCAAGAATTAGCAATCCAGAGCAAATGTCTAGGTCATGCTAACACACCGAGTTCACTACCATTCACATCTATGAGGTATGAAACACAAGCAAGTATTTACAGGATTTTCAGACACCGTGTCATTAGCTAACATGCAAGTTCTTCCTATGTTCTTTTCCTCTGTTATCTATCTCGAAGGCCAAGGTCGTGACAACTAACAATAACATGCCATCCCTAATCACAAGTCTCGCACAAACAACCATAGCATAATTTCTCAGCTAACAGCTTCATCATCAGAAACcataacaaaatttcaatttaacgAAATGCTAACAAATGCTGTAccttttctctcaattttgggCTTCTCCTTCAAGATACCTTCCTGTGATCGACGACAGCAAAGCCAATTTTCAGAAAGAACCGTATGCAAACTAGTTAGGCACACACCCACAAGAGATTGACATTGACAAAAACAGAGTGATTCTATAAACGTAGACGCACGTTGAAGTGCCGGAGCAAATCCTTGGCCTTCGcctcatcgtcatcatcatctctAGCTTCTCTGCAGAGCAACAGAGAGGTTGTAATCAATCTAAGTGCTTCAATGATTCAGTAAAGCAATGTCATGAGCAAAATGCTGTGAACCCAGAAAGGCTTTTTTTCCATACGTCTTGACAACGGCAGGTTTTGGCTTTCGAACTGGAGGAGCCTTAGGTGCAAACCTCACCTGCAACGCCACAGCACAAAGCATCCAttacccaagaaaaaaaaaaacagcaaagaAGATCATCCACAGACAGCCAATGCAATTCTTCATTTAGCagaaataacaaataataaataaataaataataaaaaaaacccaagaaGCAGCATGAACCAACCTTCCTTGGGGCGGCAGCTTTATCGCTAACGGGTTTCGAATCCATCAGATTCAGCTGCTAATCTTTCGATTTAGAGTTCGAGAACAGAATTTGCTGAAAGATTCAATTGCCCGatatatattagaaaatttCCCGAAATTAGTTATCAGCCCAGTGATCAAAGGGAACTCATCGCGCCAATCAAAGGAGGGCGTCGcaaatttgtcttttcttctctggTTTCTTCGCGAGATGGTAATGGCGGTTAGGGTTCCCACCGGCTGCGATGGGGAAGACGACGCGATCGCAGAGGACGAAGCTGGGCTTTTCTACCTTAGGCTTGGGCCTTGGAGACCTGCTTATTGGGCTTTCTGCACGCTGGCAGTTTGAAGAAGTAAGCCCACTACATGAGGCACGATcagtgaattttttaatttttggcaaGTATATTACTTTCACAACCATTCTGATATTTCCATTTAAGACTACTCTGTATAAAAGAATCGTTCATACTAAGTTTAATTCATAATATAAGAAGGTATATGACGCAATGGGAATGGAAATAATGCAAATCCCTAATTGCAAATACGAGAAACACGCTTGCAACAAGAACGAAagtgcatgtgcacgaagcaCGACAATTTGCATGAAGCGCGGCAATTCAagagataaataataaaaaagaaaaattcacttAAATATTTTTCCTGAGATCATAGAGATGGAATTAGAATAATGTCACAACAATGTTGATTATTTAGTTCATTCTagaatttatataaatactCTTTATTCCCTCCAATGaatgtattattattatttttatttttttggtaactgaGGAACCGCTGGAGACTCCCTTACGGGGTCACACCGCCCTCCGATGTTCGGTGGCACCATCACATgctcaaattaaaaaaaaaaaaattcgatatGTATACATATTTTAATCTTCCTATCTTAAAAGATTCTCAGTGCAATGGTTAATTATACCTAATGAAAAAGATTTTCATCTTTTCAATATGTTGATTATACatagaacaataaaaaatgatatttttg
This region of Eucalyptus grandis isolate ANBG69807.140 chromosome 8, ASM1654582v1, whole genome shotgun sequence genomic DNA includes:
- the LOC104438141 gene encoding DNA-directed RNA polymerase III subunit RPC4 isoform X1, which codes for MDSKPVSDKAAAPRKVRFAPKAPPVRKPKPAVVKTEARDDDDDEAKAKDLLRHFNEGILKEKPKIERKVAPSQIAFGYGGTSASLKSYHVQKDQNNVNSYQGTSSGPGLRGMKEYREPWDYYSYYPVTLPLRRPYSGNPELLDEEEFGEAPSSVTYNENILNTAMELDLMDSQHDGSSEPSMFFIQLPPTVPMAKRLTTAAGNETTERSTSSNVLGSTEKSCSLDELPAGLMGKMLVYRSGAVKLKLGDTLYDVSSGLDCVFAQDVVAVNRTEKHFCVVGELNKRAILTPDVDSVLESMSEL
- the LOC104438141 gene encoding DNA-directed RNA polymerase III subunit RPC4 isoform X2 yields the protein MDSKPVSDKAAAPRKVRFAPKAPPVRKPKPAVVKTEARDDDDDEAKAKDLLRHFNEGILKEKPKIERKVAPSQIAFGYGGTSASLKSYHVQKDQNNVNSYQGTSSGPGLRGMKEYREPWDYYSYYPVTLPLRRPYSGNPELLDEEEFGEAPSSVTYNENILNTAMELDLMDSQHDGSSEPSMFFIQLPPTVPMAKRLTTAAGNETTERSTSSNVLGSTEKSCSLDELPAGLMGKMLVYRSGAVKLKLGDTLYDVSSGLDCVFAQDVVAVNRTEKHFCVVGELNKRAILTPDVDSVLESMSEL